The proteins below come from a single Etheostoma spectabile isolate EspeVRDwgs_2016 chromosome 4, UIUC_Espe_1.0, whole genome shotgun sequence genomic window:
- the zgc:158258 gene encoding specifically androgen-regulated gene protein — translation MPKSDTWPGGVGLETMTGMDSAGSCDSVVSANSAFSDDSLEHLSAEEKACLMFLEETIESLDTEEDSGLSNDEPDRLPSPGILATKRAELSASMSKHKLNGSQKLASVEHKKENVDTKLMLSYLVPTPFVLASSSPCSATNVKLSVPPDKNISSKPHVTPSSNKPDHKHTRKPVAPHVPLKVSFVIPPPTKPRDYSVRTAEGLPRGPLSYEALVHLRRSASTKKTPLCPTIDHTIELDEHLPVTVEGPKLGNLLGFDRSHSKAFKSKTGPPVVAPKPKTIPANIAVKTKNEASITSDSSYNLKNATDPQVVRLEALQKLGLLKDQHPDVETVAPLCPPKSHSSLDHTRSTRGPSNGNPSRSPSFCHSKVPTEPKTKPLQNSASFHHYSRRDQQHVSVSDPSQPSGLKVSGLERSATLDNHRSGGNCQPVPRKHANSVGYTVMVVPGMGADRKEALRKLGLLKD, via the exons AGTGATGATAGTCTGGAGCACTTGTCTGCTGAAGAAAAGGCCTGTCTCATGTTTTTGGAGGAGACTATTGAGTCTTTGGACACTGAGGAGGACAGTGGACTGTCCAATGACGAACCTGACCGACTGCCCAGCCCTGGCATCCTCGCTACCAAACGGGCCGAGCTGTCAGCCTCCATGAGCAAACACAAGCTCAACG gTTCACAGAAACTTGCCTCTGTGGaacacaaaaaggaaaatgttgACACCAAACTCATGCTGAGCTACCTGGTTCCTACACCTTTTGTTCTGGCAAGCAGCTCTCCGTGTTCTGCAACCAATGTCAAGCTGAGTGTCCCTCCAGATAAAAACATCAGCTCTAAGCCTCACGTCACTCCTTCAAGCAACAAGCCCGATCACAAACACACCCGGAAACCTGTCGCTCCCCACGTACCATTAAAGGTTAGTTTTGTGATACCTCCTCCCACCAAACCCAGGGACTACTCAGTTAGGACAGCTGAAGGTTTACCCAGAGGTCCTCTGTCCTATGAAGCACTTGTTCATCTGCGAAGAAGTGCCTCCACAAAGAAAACGCCTCTATGTCCCACAATTGATCATACTATAGAGTTGGACGAGCACCTTCCTGTCACAGTGGAAGGCCCAAAACTCGGAAATCTGCTAGGATTTGACAGATCCCACTCAAAGGCCTTTAAGTCTAAGACAGGTCCTCCGGTCGTGGCCCCCAAACCAAAAACGATTCCTGCCAACATagctgtgaaaacaaaaaatgaagcaTCCATAACCTCAGACTCTTCATACAATTTGAAGAATGCAACAGATCCCCAGGTCGTGAGATTGGAAGCTTTGCAGAAGCTGGGTCTCCTTAAAGACCAACATCCAGATGTTGAGACAGTAGCCCCGTTGTGTCCCCCTAAATCTCACTCCTCTCTAGACCACACAAGATCTACTAGAGGTCCATCTAATGGTAATCCATCAAGAAGCCCATCGTTTTGTCATTCTAAAGTGCCCACAGAGCCCAAAACCAAGCCTCTGCAGAACAGTGCCAGTTTCCATCACTACTCCAGACGAGACCAACAGCATGTGTCTGTATCTGATCCGTCTCAGCCCAGTGGATTGAAGGTAAGTGGTCTGGAGCGCTCTGCTACCCTGGACAACCACAGAAGCGGTGGAAACTGTCAGCCTGTACCCCGCAAACACGCAAACTCAGTGGGCTATACGGTGATGGTGGTGCCCGGGATGGGAGCCGATCGAAAAGAAGCACTCCGAAAGCTTGGACTGCTCAAAGACTAA